One Tenacibaculum sp. MAR_2010_89 DNA window includes the following coding sequences:
- a CDS encoding homoserine dehydrogenase — MNIGIIGLGTVTQGFIEILQEKNIWLQEKYEQKIKVVVVKDIQKGNMYNPNGIDLKKLLEKLNNKELITDASISEDTEVSSVEEVDLIVEATYSDYTTGDPAYTFIKKALSRGKHVVTTNKGPIALHFNELNKLAKESNVFLQYEGTVLSGTPTFSLIEECLAGDEILKIRGILNGTSNYILSKMSEGDSFDSALRTAQDKGYAEADPTNDVKGYDARGKIAILSHKVFGVDLGLDSILTKGIDSISIEEVNAAKKAGKNIRLVGSLEKKGDFLEGKVAPEPLSTTDALSNIDGVTNAIEITTKYLGKLMITGPGAGKLETGYSVFSDVLSILKKEKL; from the coding sequence ATGAATATTGGTATTATAGGGCTTGGGACAGTAACACAAGGATTCATTGAAATTTTACAAGAAAAGAATATTTGGTTACAAGAAAAGTATGAACAAAAGATTAAAGTAGTAGTTGTAAAAGATATTCAGAAAGGGAATATGTACAACCCTAATGGAATAGACTTAAAGAAGTTATTAGAGAAATTAAATAACAAAGAACTTATAACTGATGCTAGTATATCTGAAGATACTGAAGTAAGCTCTGTAGAAGAAGTTGATTTAATTGTAGAGGCAACATATAGTGATTATACTACTGGAGATCCTGCTTATACTTTTATAAAAAAAGCTCTTTCAAGGGGTAAACATGTAGTAACAACTAATAAAGGTCCAATAGCACTACATTTTAACGAATTAAATAAACTAGCTAAAGAAAGTAATGTATTTCTTCAATATGAAGGAACTGTATTAAGTGGAACACCTACATTTTCTTTAATAGAAGAATGTTTAGCGGGTGATGAAATACTTAAAATTAGGGGTATACTTAATGGCACGAGTAATTATATTCTTTCAAAAATGTCAGAAGGAGATTCTTTTGATAGTGCCTTACGTACAGCGCAAGATAAAGGATATGCTGAGGCTGACCCAACCAATGATGTAAAAGGATATGACGCAAGAGGAAAGATTGCAATTCTGTCGCATAAAGTTTTTGGTGTTGATTTAGGACTAGATTCAATTTTGACAAAAGGAATTGACTCTATTTCTATAGAAGAGGTAAATGCTGCAAAAAAAGCTGGTAAAAATATTCGCTTGGTTGGAAGTTTAGAAAAAAAAGGAGATTTTTTAGAAGGAAAAGTAGCACCAGAACCATTATCAACAACTGACGCATTATCTAATATTGATGGAGTAACAAACGCTATTGAAATTACCACTAAATATTTGGGGAAATTAATGATAACTGGTCCAGGTGCAGGTAAGTTAGAAACAGGATACTCAGTGTTTTCAGATGTGTTATCAATTTTAAAAAAAGAGAAATTATGA
- a CDS encoding aldehyde dehydrogenase family protein, which translates to MIIDLLDKKVNTKGMLIGESWVDTPMQLPVFNPFSGNHVYSISCAEEEHVYKALESAEKGKIISKNLSPLDRSEIINKVVNLLKERKEEFTKVIVNEGVKTKREAGKEVDRCINTLTLCGEEAKRVIGETVPFAAFEGGSSKKGHYVYDPIGIITAITPFNDPLNLVAHKLGPAIAAGNAVILKPSDFTPISGIKLGELFLEAGLPYHILNIITGPIDNFGDILVTDSRIDMVSFTGGSKSGEVIAKAAGVKKIGMELGSSSPVIVMNDVDVEAVAKNCIGGMVWAAGQNCVGVKRMYVHDTIYDSFKEKIINLSKAVKLGNPEDDSTDMGPIINQEAISEIERSIENLVKGGYKVLCGGKRVGNGIEPTIIEGDFDNKLNGKEEIFGPVATISRVNSLEEGIIASNDSPYGLHAGIFTNNIEHAFKASNELQCGGVMINDSSDYRIDMMPFGGVKKSGIGREGVRSAIREMSSTKIICFNLK; encoded by the coding sequence ATGATAATAGATTTATTAGATAAAAAAGTGAATACAAAAGGAATGCTTATTGGAGAGAGTTGGGTTGATACTCCTATGCAATTACCAGTTTTTAACCCTTTTTCAGGAAATCATGTGTATTCTATTTCTTGTGCAGAAGAAGAGCATGTATATAAAGCATTAGAATCTGCTGAAAAAGGAAAAATAATTTCGAAAAATTTATCTCCTCTTGACAGAAGTGAGATCATTAACAAAGTAGTTAATCTTTTAAAAGAAAGAAAAGAGGAGTTTACTAAGGTTATTGTAAACGAAGGAGTAAAAACAAAACGAGAAGCAGGTAAAGAAGTAGATCGATGTATTAATACACTTACACTTTGTGGAGAGGAAGCAAAAAGAGTAATAGGAGAAACTGTTCCATTTGCGGCTTTTGAAGGAGGATCTTCAAAAAAAGGACACTATGTATATGATCCTATTGGTATTATTACTGCAATTACGCCTTTTAATGACCCGTTAAATTTAGTGGCTCATAAACTAGGACCAGCTATAGCTGCTGGTAATGCGGTTATATTAAAGCCATCGGATTTCACTCCAATTTCAGGAATAAAATTAGGAGAGTTATTTCTAGAGGCTGGTTTACCTTATCATATTCTTAATATTATAACTGGACCTATAGATAATTTCGGAGATATTCTTGTTACAGATTCAAGAATAGATATGGTAAGTTTTACAGGAGGTTCTAAATCAGGTGAAGTTATAGCAAAAGCAGCTGGAGTTAAGAAAATAGGAATGGAGTTAGGTTCTAGTTCTCCAGTAATTGTTATGAATGATGTAGATGTAGAAGCCGTTGCAAAAAATTGTATAGGAGGCATGGTTTGGGCAGCTGGTCAAAATTGTGTAGGAGTAAAGCGAATGTATGTGCATGATACTATTTACGATTCTTTTAAAGAAAAAATCATAAATCTTTCTAAAGCTGTCAAATTAGGAAACCCAGAAGATGATAGTACTGATATGGGGCCTATAATTAATCAAGAAGCTATTAGTGAAATTGAAAGGTCAATTGAAAATTTAGTAAAAGGAGGATATAAAGTGTTATGTGGAGGGAAACGAGTTGGAAACGGGATAGAGCCAACTATTATTGAAGGAGACTTTGATAATAAGTTAAACGGAAAAGAAGAAATTTTCGGTCCAGTAGCAACAATTTCAAGAGTGAATTCATTGGAAGAAGGGATTATAGCAAGTAATGATTCTCCTTACGGATTACATGCAGGAATTTTTACAAATAATATAGAACATGCCTTTAAAGCTAGTAATGAATTACAGTGTGGAGGGGTAATGATTAATGATTCTTCAGATTATCGTATTGACATGATGCCTTTTGGAGGTGTAAAAAAGAGTGGGATTGGACGCGAAGGTGTTAGATCTGCAATACGAGAAATGAGTTCAACTAAAATAATTTGCTTCAATCTTAAATAA